Proteins co-encoded in one Kribbella qitaiheensis genomic window:
- a CDS encoding VOC family protein, with protein MPVVNSVAWFEIGTDDPATAERFYGDVFGWKVAHDDAVSTDPAYQFFSTGNGDGMRGGLFATKGELPSYAVFTVLVEDVDAACRKAEAAGGQIQRAPEVNPVGVKFAHLLDPAGNHFSVFTPPVRPASAD; from the coding sequence ATGCCTGTAGTCAACAGCGTTGCCTGGTTCGAGATCGGCACCGACGACCCGGCGACGGCCGAGCGGTTCTACGGCGACGTGTTCGGCTGGAAGGTCGCGCACGACGACGCGGTGAGCACTGATCCGGCGTACCAGTTCTTCAGCACCGGTAATGGGGACGGGATGCGCGGCGGGCTGTTCGCGACCAAGGGGGAACTGCCCAGTTATGCGGTCTTCACCGTGCTGGTTGAGGACGTCGATGCGGCCTGCCGCAAAGCCGAAGCGGCCGGCGGCCAGATCCAGCGGGCGCCGGAGGTCAATCCCGTCGGGGTGAAGTTCGCACACCTGCTCGACCCGGCAGGCAATCACTTCTCGGTGTTCACGCCACCGGTCAGGCCAGCATCAGCTGACTGA
- a CDS encoding GNAT family N-acetyltransferase codes for MQTDERIRRARPDDVPAIVELVYGLAEYERAPDECRLTADQLQTALFGETPAVFCHVASVDGEVVGCALWFLNFSTWRGVHGIYLEDLFVSPDQRGSGLGKALLTALAQECVANGYERLEWSVLDWNTPAIDFYKSLGAAPQDEWTTYRLTDKALAKLGS; via the coding sequence ATGCAGACTGACGAGCGGATTCGCCGGGCCCGGCCGGATGACGTGCCGGCGATCGTTGAGCTGGTTTACGGGCTGGCCGAGTACGAGCGGGCGCCGGACGAGTGCCGGTTGACGGCCGACCAGTTGCAGACCGCGCTGTTCGGCGAGACGCCGGCTGTGTTCTGCCATGTCGCGTCGGTCGACGGCGAGGTGGTCGGCTGCGCGCTGTGGTTCCTCAACTTCTCCACCTGGCGTGGCGTTCACGGCATCTATCTGGAAGATCTCTTCGTCAGCCCTGACCAGCGCGGTTCTGGTCTTGGCAAGGCGCTCCTCACCGCACTCGCCCAGGAATGCGTCGCCAACGGCTACGAACGCCTCGAATGGTCCGTCCTCGACTGGAACACCCCCGCCATCGACTTCTACAAGTCCCTGGGTGCCGCTCCTCAAGACGAATGGACCACCTACCGCCTGACCGACAAAGCCCTGGCAAAGCTCGGTTCCTGA